The DNA window GTCGATGCCGATGGAGTCGGATGGACAGGCAGCGACACAGGAGGCACACTGGACACAGCGATCAGCCTCGATAACGGCCTCATCAAGGTCTCGAAACCAGATCTTTCCTGGTGGATCTGCGGTGTCCTCGAGTTGCTCGCGCGGGTCGTTTCCCACGCCTTTCGTCTCGCCGATGCTCGGAATTCGTGGCTGATTGGATTCTGATTTCGACATTAGGAGACCCCTGTCCCGACGACCGCCGTGGTCGTTTCCGGCTCGTTCGAGACAATCTCGCGCAACTCCGCATCTGGCGTTTTCCGCGTCCACTCGGCGAACGACTCGCCATCCTCGCGGTGCTCGTCGTATGCACGGATCGTCCGCTGGATGACCGACGGAATCTCGTCGATTGGGACCGAGCCGACGAGCCAGTCGACAAACGTCTCGGTCTCGAGGTCGCCCCCGAGGCCAACATCGGCCGCGCGGGTGCTCTCGAAGTCGTCCCGATAGACCTCTCCGCGCAGGCCGATATCTGCGACCTGGGGTTGGGCACATGAGGCCGAGCAGCCCGACATGTGGACGCGGACGACCTCGAGTTTCTCGTCGAGGCCGGTTTCGGCAGCCCACTCGTCGAGTTCTGCTGCCCAGCGGTGGCCGCGGGATTTGGTTTCGATGAGGCCGTATTTGCAGAACTCCCGGCCGGTGCAGGTGACGATCCCCCGCGAGAACGGACCGGGATCGGGCGAGTACGTCGACAACAGGTTTTCGCCGAGGAAGTTCTCGAGATCGTCCTCGCCAACGCCGGAGAGAACGAGGTTCTGATTCGGCGTGGTCCGAAGTTCACCGCTTCCATACGTATCGGCGAGGTCGGCCAGTTCGGCGAGTTCACTGCCGCCGATGCGACCAGTTGGGAGATTCAGCCCGATGTAGTGGGCGCCGTCGGCCTGCTCGTGGACGCCCACGTGGTCGCCGCGGTGGTCGGTCGTGAGAATCTCGTCGTAGGGTTCGAACTCGAAGGGTGCGTAGCGCTCGAGTTCCTCGCGAAACTGCTCAAGACCGTACTCAGCGACGAGGAATCGCAGTCGGTTGACGGCAGTGTCGAGGTAGCTGCCGTGGTCGCGAAACAGTGTGGCCGTCGCCTCGGCGAGGTCAGGAACCTGCTCGGGTTCGACGAAAATTCCCAAATCCGTCGCGGCGCGGGGGCCGTCCGAGAGCCCGCCACCGACTTTGACTGCGAAGCCGTCGCGACCGTCTTTGACTGCCGGAACGAAGCCCAGGTCCTGAATCTCCGCGCGGGCGCAGTTTTCGTGACAGCCCGAGAGGCTAACCTTGAACTTCCGTGGTAGGTTCGCGAGTTTGCGGTCGCCCTCGAATCGGTCTGCCACTCGCTCGGCAATCGGGCGAACGTCGAGTGTCTCCTCGCCGAGTCCGGCGGCCGGACAGGCGACCACGTTTCGCAGGGTGTTGCCGCTGGCCTGCACCGTCGTCAGGCCAACGTCCGCGTACCGGTCCCAGATTTCCGGCATATCCTCAAGGCGAATCCAGTGTAGTTGGATACCCTGTCGAGTCGTCACGTCGAGGTAGCCGTCACCATGGATCGGGTTCTGCTGCTCGCCACCGTGTTCCTCGGGTGCGGTCGCGAACTCGTCGGCAATTTCGCCAAGCGTGCGGGCCTGTTCGGCCGTCAAGACGCCACCCGGAACCTTCGTTCGCAGCATGAAGTAGCCGTCCTGACGAACCGTGTAGAGCCCGATCAGGTGCAAGCGGCTGAAGATGTCCTCGCCGAGTTTCTCTGGTAAGGCGTTGTATCCCTCCGGTGCGACCGCACGGACGCGCTCGAGAAGCTCGAGCGGGTTCCAGTCGGGCGAATCCGCCCGGACCCAGTCCGTCAGGCTGCCCTCGTAGAACGCGACGTTCTCGTAGCCAAGATCACGCAGGACGACGTAGGTGTGGCTCAGTCGCCGCGCGGTGTTACAGTAGAGGACGATCCGTTCGTCGCGGGTGAGTCCGCGCTCGGCGAGCAGGTCCTCGAGTTCGTCTTCGGGTTTCAAAATCCCTTCCTCGAGCAGATCCTCCCACCCTAACTGGACCGCACCGGGAATATGCGATTGGTCGTACTCCGCGGGCGTCCGAGTGTCGACGACGACCGCGTCGCCCTCGACCGCCTGTTCGACGCCCTCGCGGTCGACGAGTGGGGCGTCATCCTGCAGGGCGGCGTCGTACTCGGTCAGCTCGAGATTCGGCCGCTTGTCGGTCAGGTTGCCGCCGAACTCCAGCCAGGCCTCGAGACCGCCCTCGAGCAGGTAGCAGTCTCCCTCGTGGCCGTAGACCAGCGCCGTGAGCAGGAAGCGAGCCGCGTTGACGCCATTTTCGTCGTCGATGGCGACGAGTGCGTCACTCGAGTCGATTCCGGCCTCGCCCATGAGCGCGCCGAAGTCGGCCTCGCTTGGCAGTTTCCCCGCGGCGACGCTGCTCGGGTCGCGAAACGCCTCGGCTGGAACGTTCACTGCGCCCGGCACGTGGCCCAGATCGTCGTAGTCGCGTCTCTCGCGGACGTCAACGACTATTACTGAGTCGCCGTCGCAGTGGGCCTCGAGCCAGGCCGGAGAGACGACCGTCGGCGCGTCGCTCACGGCAACCCACCCCCATCCGAGAGTCGATTCTTCTTCGTCGGCAGCCGGCGAGACTGCGGCAGTCGCCTCGAGCCGACCGCGTGCTCCGTCCGCCAGCCAGATTGTCGCGATAGCATCGTACACCCCGATAGCCACCCGACCCCCTTTCACCTGCGCGTACGGGTAAGTCGTACCGTGGCTCCGGGACAACGGCAGCGAGCCGTCGGAAGTAATGACAGACGTATTACCCGTCATACGAACTGGCTTTATCACTGGCTCGAGTCGGAATCACGCTTGAGAAGATCTGTACCAGGCGTTTGATGCTCACACGACGCTGTCGCATATTCCGGCAGCAGTTTCTGGATGATATACGATGTTTCGAGTGTCTGCTCGAGAGTTTCTGACAGCGAAAGTGATCGAAATGTACAGGGGTGTGGCCCAAGAGCATACAACTCGGTACACGGACATGTCCTCCGCACCCGATCCCGGCGCTGGCTTTCAGGCCGCGACCGGCATCTACCTCGGCGCACTCGTCTCCGGGACCCTCTCGCTCGGAATGGCAATTGGGGACGCCTCAAGTGGTGTCTTCTTCTCGGTGATTACGACGGTGTTCACGCTCGGACTTGTTGTCGGCGCGCTGGCTGCGTGGTGGCGGTCCGGCCTCGCGGACCGCCTCGGAGAGCAGCGCTGGCGACTCGTGTTGACGGGTAGCCCAACCGTCGCCATCGCTGGACTCGCATGGCTCCTATTCGCGACGGGAGCCGCCGCGAGCGAGTGGTACCTCGTGCCACTCGCTGTCACCGTGTCTGTCGCGCTCGCAGCCGGCTGGGTGCTCACGGCTATGGCTCGAGAGACACACCTCGAGTCGATCATCGACGAGCCAGCCGTTCGCTGGGAGTGGCAACGCGTCGGCGTGGACGTGGCCGCAGTCGGTATCGGTGTCGCGTTCCTCGCGGTCGGTCTCGGACTCTGGACGACGACTGGCAGGACATCAATTATGTTTGTTGTCGTCGCCGTCGCATTCATCCTGCAAGGCCTCAGCCCACTGTTCGTCGCCGGCGACTCTCCATGGGCGTCGACCGCACTATTCTACAATCCCGAGGCGTTCGACCGCTCACATCACGAAATTCAGGCGACTGAGGTGGGCCTCATCCTCGAGCCCATGATGAAACCGTCCTATAAGAAACGGATTCCATGGAGCCAGATCACTGACATTCAACTCACCGAGGATGAACTGCGCCTCAAGCGAGGATGGCGACCCGCAATTCGATGTGACCGAACGGTGATTGACGACGCGGATGACGTGGTTACAACGGTACAGACATCTCTCGAGGAAGAGTGGACACAAGATCGTGAATCGACCGCAGTTCTCGAGTGATTACAGCGACTGGCCGATCTTTTCGCGGCTGACGCGAACGCCGGTTGGCGTGATGATCATCTGATCATCGCCCTTCCGAACGATATCGCCGTCGACCTCTCGAGCGACTTGCCGAAGTTCGTCGACGATGTGCTCGACGGTGCTGTCTTCGGTGCGCAGGCGGGTGATATCGGCGATGACGATATCGCCGTCGTAGACGGCGTCTTTGATGTCGATCGCATCAGCCTGACCGCCGACTTCTGCGATGTGTACTTGCATGGCCGCGTTAGCCGACTCCGCAGCGACGTCGTCGAGGTTCAGTTCGACGTAATCCTCGGCAGTGCGTGACTGGTCGCCGCCGAGAATTTTGCTCATGAGTCCCATTGGCGATACCCACCGCCGCCGCGAGTATAGTTCTTACGTCAGACGCGACCGGTCAATTTCCATACCAGTGTGTGGACCACCCGACTGCCTCGCCGATAGCCGAGGAATTTTGACGCTGCCAGTCGCTCACTGCAACAAATGACCTTCAGCATCTGCGTCCACGAAACCTACGAGACGCCAGACGGAACCGCCCACGAGCGCTTTGGCGTCGCCGTCACCACGCGCTTGCCCGGTGTCGGCACGCTCTGTCCGTTCGTCAGCGAAAACGGCGCAGTCGCAACTCAGAGTCTGGTCAACGTGGACCTTGGCCGGCGCGGCCTCGAGTATATCGATGACGGCCTCGCCGTTGCAGACGCACTCGAGGCCCTGCTCAACGCCGACGACGGCGCACCTGAGCGTCAACTTCACGGTGTCGACGCTGATGGCACGTTCGCCTTTTCTGGTGAGGAGTGCATGGGCTGGTTTGGCCACCGCGAAGAGGACCACTTTACCGTTGCCGGAAATCTGCTCACCGGTGAGGCAGTCATAGACGCGACCGCAGACGCGTACGCGGACGCTGCAGTGCACGAAACAACCGACTCGGCAACTGGCCCAAACGCTGTAACTGACGACACCGAAACGGAGCCACTCGCAAAGCGTCTGATCGACGCGCTTGCGGCCGGCCACGATGAAGGCGGTGACAAACGCGAAGACCTCGCCGTCCAGAGTGCAGCAGTCGTCGTGGCCTCGACTGAAGATCACGACATGACCCCACCGTACAACGATCTGCGCGTCGATGCGACCGAGACGCCGATTGCCGATCTACAAGCAACCTACGACCTCGCGATGGATGGGTATCGAGACACACTCGCTCGGTACGAAGACGCCTACGAAGCAGATTCACTGGCTGAAACCGACGAATAAGTACGCGTGCTGTGCTGGATTCAGGCGCTGAAACACCACTCGCTTTCTGACTCGAGCACTCGAGATTTGGGCCAGCACCCGTCTGTCACCCGATGACGATACACTTTACTTCCCAACAACCCAGGCAGCGATATGAATCGCAACCAGCCGGTCGTCGAGTCGCGTTCTCGACGACTGCTGTTGTATCTCCGCCATAACAGGGGCCGAATCGTCACCGATTGCGCGCTCTTGCTCGTCTGGGTGTTCACGGCGACCGTCGCCTTCGGCTGGCTCGAGCAGCCGACCTGGCTGCTGTACGTCGTCCTCTTTACTGGTGTTGTCATCTACTCGCGAATTACGCCGACCTGGGAACGACCGTACCGCAGTCCGGACTGATCGACGACGGTTGCAGGGTGGCTCTGCTGTGATGTCGGCCGCCACAAACTAATTTACTCGAGAATCTAGTGGCGCTACCAGAGGTTCAAGTGGCGCATCACGGGCAGTCCAACGGCGACGATCCACAGCAACACGCCTGTCCTGACGTGACCGAGGACGAACACTGGCGAACGAGCCGTCTGTGATGCCCCCGCAGCAATAAACCCAAGCGCGACTGCGAGCGATCCACGGTGGATAAACGTCTGCAACGTGAGCGAGGAAACCCCAAGTTGGCTGAGATCCAGAAACATCGCGATCACGAATCCGAGCGCCGCAGCAGTAAACGCAGGCACGGGCTCGAGGTGGCGTGCTGTGAGATACGCCACAATCGGCAACCCACAGATCAGGAGTGGATAGAACACGGCAACGATGAGTTTTGGGTCAGCCTCCGGAAACAGCAGTTCCGTTCGGACTGCGCCAACACGAACGGCCATGACGAGTGCAACGATCGACGCGACGACGACCAGCGACTGGAGCGTCATCTGGACTCCGGCATCGTTCTGCAATCGGGTGAGCGTCCGTTCGCCGTGTTTGACTCGCGTGCGCAACGATCCGATGATTGCGACAGCGAGCAGCGCTGTCAGCAACTCATCGCGCAGTTCGATAACCGACACCCAGCCATCACCGTCGGAACTCAGGTCGTTGCCAATCCACTCTCGAGAGAGGTCGTCGACATACCACTGGTCGAAGAACTCCGATTCGACGTACGACTGGGAGTCCTCGATACTGTGTACTGAATGGCGAAGTTCGAACCAATCCCAGTGCTCCCAGTGCGCCTGCATCGCCGTCCAGTCACCACCGATTGGGTCCGCATACGCCCGAATGTGATGGCGCTCGCCGAGATACGCCCCATCCTTGAGCTGGTAGGACTCATCAACCCAGCGCCCCGGCTCACCCGGTGGCTCCACGTAGGTGTACCGAACGGAGCCATCTGCTGCCCCCCAGGCAATCGAGGACTCGTTCTCGAGGCTCGCCTCATCGTGGGCAATATCGAACTCATCATCATCGAGTTCTTCCCACTCCCCAGCAGACTGCTCTCGTAAGACGTACGCAGTCGCATCTGCGTCGCCATAGACGATCATATTCAGCGCCAGCGTCCGCTCAGCAGTTGTCTGGCCCGCGCTCGTATATGGATACAACTCGGTTCCGTCCTCGAGCGTTGTCGTCTCGAATTCGGCTGCCTGGCCATCAGCACTGAGTTCTGTACCGACCAGTGACCCCGAGACAGTCACTGCCAGTACGGCAAACAACAGCGCAACCGCCGTTCGGGGCCGAATCTCGAGGTGCACGATAGCCGATACAAAAACCGCCAGCGAATAGCTTTTTCCAATCCGGCACAGTCACGTCGTGCGGGCAACAGAAGTCGACGTCTGCCGGGAGAAACCCACAGTCGGAACTGGGTGTGTTCTTGCTACTCGACGACGAGGTCACCGACCTGCGTGCCGACATGATAACTGCAGACGTACGTGACCATCTCCGACTCTGCTGTGAACTCGAGCGAATCGCTGTCTCCTTCCTCGTTGATGCTGTCGGTTGCGAGATCGTCGACGACATCGTCGCTTTCGTCCCAGATCTGAAGGTCGTGTGTCACGCCATCTGCGTTGATCCACTCCATCGTGTACTCACCTCCCTCTTCGAGTATCAGCGTCGGGTTTTCGTCTCCAGCGATTGCGTCAGGCTCGAGGCCCGCCCAGTGGTGCGTATACCCATCGAAGACGATCTCAGTTCCAGCTTCGATTTCGATACCGTTGCTTCCCGCATCGGTGTCGGTACCGTCGTCACCAGTGTCCGCTGCAGTCTCATCATCGTCGTCACCGAGACAGCCCGCGACTACTGCAGTCGCAAGCGATGCGCCCGTGACTACTGCAGTCGCAAGCGATGCGCCCGTGACTTTCAGCACCGTTCGACGAGTGGGAGGTGTATTCGATATCATCACTCGCAGCGACGGTCCATTGTGAGTTGCCAATGTGGACGCGAACTCACCGAGGAGAACGTCCAAGAGCGTTTCTAGAGCTCGCTAATCGGTTTGTTCTCGAGAGAGCGTTCACGCGTGCCAATCACAGCATCCTGGATGTGTACAGCCTACTGTTCGTTCTCGACGTCTTCTGCAGGATAGATTCGGTACGTCCGACCCTGGGGTTCTCGATACAGCAATCCTCGCTTTTCCAGATCGGTGACCGTTTGACTAACCTTGCTCTTTGAAAAATTCGATCGGTCCCTGAGTTCGATCTGGGTAAGACCTGGGGAGTCAAGAACTGGCTCGAGGATGCGTTTCTCATCGTCCGGAAGGAGGTCCAAAATCCGGCGTTTTGCTTCGTTCTTCGTATGTTGTGCTGGCTGGTCACTCGAGAGCTGTTCTGTGCCAGTTGTGTCGTCGACCGGCTCGCTCGCTGTTGGGCCAGCCGTCGCAGAGACAATCCGATCACGAACGCCGACGTACACACCGGCGATTACACTTGCGATGAAGACAGTTCCGAGCAAATACCAGACTGGGTGGGTTCCGTGCATTGCTGTCATTGACGACCCCATATGATCGTCCATCCCCTCGAGGGCGGTCCACTGCTGGTACGCCTACCAAGTGACACCCCCTCCGATAAGGAGCGTCAGCACAATCACAAGTCCAGCAGCGGTATCTGCATGCTTCGGGTTCACGGTCGTTGGGAGACACTTATCGGTGCTCTATGCTACGCGTTACGGTCATGCCCACCGCGTGGGAGTTTTCAAACGAGTCTCGATTCCGGTAGCTGCCACCTCCTCGTGCAAGGAACGATCTCTCGTAGTAAAAACGATTAGAGCGGTTTAGAAACCGTCTCGGACGATCTCTTGGCTGAGTTCACACCCATACCGATAATCTGCGTCTGCTCCTACTCCCATTCGAGGAGAATCAGATGACATCCAACACACTTCGCCTGGTAGTAGCGTTCGCAGTCGTCGTCGCGCTCGTCGGTGCAGTCGGACTCGTGAGTGGCGAGATGCATGCAGACAGCACTGACGACGACGCTGAGAACTCCCAGATGGCCCAAATGGCCGGTCACATGAATGGTGACATGGCCGATCATATGGACGGCAACGCCATGGAGATGATGCAAGACCACATGGGTGACCACGACACGCCGACCATCACGAGGGTGAGGACGGACACTGCTGACATCGCGGTTTGGCCCATTTCCCCCCTGTTTTCGCGTTATCCGTTAGCGGTGAGTTTGAGCGTCTGTCGCCGTCAGATATCGGTGTAGACCGACGGATCACTACCGTCCTCGAGTCCGTAGACGGTCCACGTCTCTGTTTTTTCGCCACCCATTCCTGGTGAGCCGGCAGGCATCCCTGGAAGGGCGATTCCGTTGATAGCCGGTTCGTCGTCGAACAGTGTTTCGATACCCTCGACTGGCATGTGACCTTCGACGACGTACTCGTCGAGCACTACCGTGTGACAACTTCGCAGGTCGCGTTCGATTCCGTGTTCCTGTTTGACCGCGTCGAGTTCGTCTGTAACAGTAACGTCTAACTCCGACTCAAGGTGATCCTGCAGGTAGTCTGCGTAGACATCACAGCAGTCACAACTCGGACCCTGATACTGCGTTGCACTCGCTACCGGAAGCGTCTGGTCCTGTTCCCAGTCGCCGGTTCCGTCACCGAGACACCCGGCAACCGAGATTCCGAGTGCAGTTGTCCCTGCTGCCAGAAGCGCCAGTCTCGAGGAGAGAGTCATGTATAGTCCGAAATCGTATCGGGTGTCGATATTGTTGTACTGGTAATTCTGAGTCGTCGGGAATCTGTAACTCGTTTTGTCGGGCAGTATTAGAGATGTGATTCTGGCGCCTGTCTGAACAACTGCCTCGAGTCGTCACTTTCGAAGTAGTAGATTGACTCGTCGTATACGGTACAGTAGTCTGCATCCTTCACAGTTAGTTCAGCCCCCGTAACTGGGTCTTCTACCGTGCGGTCTTCAGGTGCCCCTTTGCGTCCTTGAACGACCAGCCAGACAAACCCGAGCCCGACGAAGATGAAGATGACGTTCATGATCGTGATCGGATCGACTCCGAACACCGTGATTCCGGCCCCAGGATCCGCGAGGGCGACATCCGGAATCAGATCAAGCACGGCAAACAGATAGTAGACAATGAATCCGGCCGTTGCCATCGAGATGTACAGGATGAGGGTCAAGCGATTCCCGATTCTCGAGCCGAATATTTGGCGGTAAATGTGGATGAGCTGCGGAACGATGAGATCCGCGTAAATATACGCAATAACGCCCGCAAACAGGAATCCTGACCCCCACAACACTGCCGCGAGAGGAATGTTCCCCATCGACCCGACGAACGCGACGAGCGATACGAGCGGTCCAACTGCACTGCTGTACAGCACTCCCGTGACGCCCTCGCCACCGGCCC is part of the Natronolimnobius sp. AArcel1 genome and encodes:
- a CDS encoding rhodanese-like domain-containing protein; protein product: MSDAPTVVSPAWLEAHCDGDSVIVVDVRERRDYDDLGHVPGAVNVPAEAFRDPSSVAAGKLPSEADFGALMGEAGIDSSDALVAIDDENGVNAARFLLTALVYGHEGDCYLLEGGLEAWLEFGGNLTDKRPNLELTEYDAALQDDAPLVDREGVEQAVEGDAVVVDTRTPAEYDQSHIPGAVQLGWEDLLEEGILKPEDELEDLLAERGLTRDERIVLYCNTARRLSHTYVVLRDLGYENVAFYEGSLTDWVRADSPDWNPLELLERVRAVAPEGYNALPEKLGEDIFSRLHLIGLYTVRQDGYFMLRTKVPGGVLTAEQARTLGEIADEFATAPEEHGGEQQNPIHGDGYLDVTTRQGIQLHWIRLEDMPEIWDRYADVGLTTVQASGNTLRNVVACPAAGLGEETLDVRPIAERVADRFEGDRKLANLPRKFKVSLSGCHENCARAEIQDLGFVPAVKDGRDGFAVKVGGGLSDGPRAATDLGIFVEPEQVPDLAEATATLFRDHGSYLDTAVNRLRFLVAEYGLEQFREELERYAPFEFEPYDEILTTDHRGDHVGVHEQADGAHYIGLNLPTGRIGGSELAELADLADTYGSGELRTTPNQNLVLSGVGEDDLENFLGENLLSTYSPDPGPFSRGIVTCTGREFCKYGLIETKSRGHRWAAELDEWAAETGLDEKLEVVRVHMSGCSASCAQPQVADIGLRGEVYRDDFESTRAADVGLGGDLETETFVDWLVGSVPIDEIPSVIQRTIRAYDEHREDGESFAEWTRKTPDAELREIVSNEPETTTAVVGTGVS
- the sepF gene encoding cell division protein SepF — encoded protein: MGLMSKILGGDQSRTAEDYVELNLDDVAAESANAAMQVHIAEVGGQADAIDIKDAVYDGDIVIADITRLRTEDSTVEHIVDELRQVAREVDGDIVRKGDDQMIITPTGVRVSREKIGQSL
- a CDS encoding DUF1028 domain-containing protein — protein: MTFSICVHETYETPDGTAHERFGVAVTTRLPGVGTLCPFVSENGAVATQSLVNVDLGRRGLEYIDDGLAVADALEALLNADDGAPERQLHGVDADGTFAFSGEECMGWFGHREEDHFTVAGNLLTGEAVIDATADAYADAAVHETTDSATGPNAVTDDTETEPLAKRLIDALAAGHDEGGDKREDLAVQSAAVVVASTEDHDMTPPYNDLRVDATETPIADLQATYDLAMDGYRDTLARYEDAYEADSLAETDE
- a CDS encoding PKD domain-containing protein gives rise to the protein MISNTPPTRRTVLKVTGASLATAVVTGASLATAVVAGCLGDDDDETAADTGDDGTDTDAGSNGIEIEAGTEIVFDGYTHHWAGLEPDAIAGDENPTLILEEGGEYTMEWINADGVTHDLQIWDESDDVVDDLATDSINEEGDSDSLEFTAESEMVTYVCSYHVGTQVGDLVVE
- a CDS encoding MarR family transcriptional regulator gives rise to the protein MTAMHGTHPVWYLLGTVFIASVIAGVYVGVRDRIVSATAGPTASEPVDDTTGTEQLSSDQPAQHTKNEAKRRILDLLPDDEKRILEPVLDSPGLTQIELRDRSNFSKSKVSQTVTDLEKRGLLYREPQGRTYRIYPAEDVENEQ
- a CDS encoding DUF411 domain-containing protein, whose translation is MTLSSRLALLAAGTTALGISVAGCLGDGTGDWEQDQTLPVASATQYQGPSCDCCDVYADYLQDHLESELDVTVTDELDAVKQEHGIERDLRSCHTVVLDEYVVEGHMPVEGIETLFDDEPAINGIALPGMPAGSPGMGGEKTETWTVYGLEDGSDPSVYTDI